The segment TTGTTATTTAGATGGACGAACGGTAACTATGGAGTCGCTTCTTTTGTTTGCTTATACGACTTAATTTTAATGCAGTTTCATTTAGCTCATGACGAATTTGCAAATTGCTATCGCTTTCCATATGTGTTACTGGTATCGAACGAGGTTGTCGTTGTTGCTTTGACACACTATTAGCATTAGTCTTTTTAACTTTATTTTTTTGCAAGTTGTTTTTAAATGGCTGCTGTTGATTTTGCCCAAAATTATGGCTAATATCCCCTGCATGTAAATATTGATTTTCCTGCCGAAAAACACTACTTGTCGTTGCATTTACTCTAGAAGTCCTCATAAAAAGTTACCCTCCCTTACATTTTATCTCTTTTGTAGGTATTTATATCGACATTTTACGCTAGATATCAACACTTTAGAACTATAATATAAAAAAGAGTTGGCAAAGGTGCTTTCGCCTTTACCAACTCTTTCCTTTTAAATATCATTTCCAAAAATCATCAAATATTGTAATTGGCAAATGGCGTTTATGCTGTGAACGCAAATAATAGCCCTCTAATGTTTTGCGAGCTGCCTCTGGAATTTCTTTTCCCTCTAAATAATCATCAATTTGATCGTACGACACACCAAGCGCTACCTCATCTGGCAACGCTGGACGATTTTCTTCTAAATCCGCAGTTGGTATTTTCGTATAAAGGTGCTTTGGACATTGAAGTTCCGCTAATAATTGCTTACCTTGTCGTTTATTTAAACGAAAGATTGGCACTAAGTCTGCGCCACCATCACCAAATTTTGTATAAAAGCCTGTAACAGCCTCCGCGGCATGATCAGTTCCTAATACAACTGCCCCATTCATGGCAGCAATTGAATATTGCACCTTCATACGCTCACGTGCTTTTTCATTCCCTTTGACAAAATCATTTAGCTCAACACCTGCATTTACTAAAGCTTCAACGCTTGCATCAACAGCATTTTTAATATTCACTGTATAGACTTTCGTTGGCTTTATATAATCAATGGCATCTTGGCAATCCTGTTCATCCGCCTGTACACCATATGGTAAACGAACAGCCCAAAATGAATACTTTGCTTCACCCACTTCTGCATTTAGCTCATCAACGGCAAGCTGTGCTAGCTTCCCTGTTAATGTTGAATCTTGACCGCCAGAAATACCAAGAACAAAGCCCTTTACAAAGCTATATCGCTTTGCATATTCCTTTAAAAAATCAATGGATTTTCGTATTTCCTGCTGTACATCTATTGTCGGTAATACATGTAATTCCTTAATAATTTGTTGCTGTAAGGTCATTGTTCTTATCTCTCCCTTTTACATTCGATTCACCATATTGTGCACTTCTTCAATATTACGCATTTTATTATCCCAGCATTTTTGGCTTAAATCGACTGGATATTCCTCTGGGTTCATTGCACGTTTATATTCATCCCATAGCAATTCTAAATTCTCTGCAGCATAATCACGCATTTGCACTAAGGTTGGATTTTGATAGTTGATTGCTCCATTTTTAATGACATGCTGATGTAAATTTTTTGCTTCGAAATTTGTGACAAACTTTGATACAAATGTATGGACTGGATGGAACATTTTAATGCGTTCCTCCGCCTGAGGGTTTTCATCGTGCATTGTAATATAGTCGCCCTCTGCCTTGCCATTCTTTTTATGAATAATACGATAAACATTTTTTAAGCCCGGTGTTGATACCTTTTCAGCATTTGCTGAGATTTTAATTGTATCCTCTAGCTGACCTTCACTGTTTTCGATAGCTACCATTTTATAAACAGCACCTAAAGCAGGCTGGTCATAGGCTGTAATCAACTTTGTACCAATCCCCCAAATATCAACTTTGGCACCTTGCGCTTTTAAATTTAAAATCGTGTATTCATCTAAGTCATTTGAAACAATAATTTTAGCATCATGGAAGCCTGCATCATCCAGCATACGGCGCGCTTCTTTTGATAGAAAGGCAATATCTCCACTATCTAAACGAATACCGATAAAATTAATTTTATCACCTAGCTCTTGTGCTACTTTGATAGCAGTTGGCACACCTGATTTCAGCGTATTATACGTGTCAACAAGAAAGACGCA is part of the Lysinibacillus sp. FSL K6-0232 genome and harbors:
- a CDS encoding NAD synthetase, with protein sequence MRTSRVNATTSSVFRQENQYLHAGDISHNFGQNQQQPFKNNLQKNKVKKTNANSVSKQQRQPRSIPVTHMESDSNLQIRHELNETALKLSRISKQKKRLHSYRSSI
- the nadE gene encoding ammonia-dependent NAD(+) synthetase, giving the protein MTLQQQIIKELHVLPTIDVQQEIRKSIDFLKEYAKRYSFVKGFVLGISGGQDSTLTGKLAQLAVDELNAEVGEAKYSFWAVRLPYGVQADEQDCQDAIDYIKPTKVYTVNIKNAVDASVEALVNAGVELNDFVKGNEKARERMKVQYSIAAMNGAVVLGTDHAAEAVTGFYTKFGDGGADLVPIFRLNKRQGKQLLAELQCPKHLYTKIPTADLEENRPALPDEVALGVSYDQIDDYLEGKEIPEAARKTLEGYYLRSQHKRHLPITIFDDFWK
- a CDS encoding nicotinate phosphoribosyltransferase — encoded protein: MSSNYTDDSLALHTDLYQINMAESYWADGIHNKNAVFELYFRKLPFGNGYAIFAGLERMLDYLRDFRFSESDIAYLREEVGYQEDFLDYLQNIRFTGDMYSMVEGELVFANEPIVRIEAPLVEAQLIETALLNIVNYQTLIATKASRIKQIIKNEVAMEFGTRRAHEMDAAIWGTRAAFIGGFSSTSNVRAGKLFNIPVSGTHAHALVQAYKNDYDAFHAYAKRHQDCVFLVDTYNTLKSGVPTAIKVAQELGDKINFIGIRLDSGDIAFLSKEARRMLDDAGFHDAKIIVSNDLDEYTILNLKAQGAKVDIWGIGTKLITAYDQPALGAVYKMVAIENSEGQLEDTIKISANAEKVSTPGLKNVYRIIHKKNGKAEGDYITMHDENPQAEERIKMFHPVHTFVSKFVTNFEAKNLHQHVIKNGAINYQNPTLVQMRDYAAENLELLWDEYKRAMNPEEYPVDLSQKCWDNKMRNIEEVHNMVNRM